In a genomic window of Candidatus Neomarinimicrobiota bacterium:
- a CDS encoding DUF3604 domain-containing protein, translating to MNKTNRSKTGTYLILSLSVAFFISFDGPVVQDKKLTPREYILLEERLMDFQDSIPRVHIQISGSDDVDTAFVTPSEAYPSQKGTWTFTYIPKSGAFISGGKLMLEIPFAFLPNQKSWTYPQVNYPNQRGFVKVRSSNPATGIQLAKRSRLPFSYNIVATFSGEPPAIGDTITFTYGDISGSLSGRATSNVHATYYEFRMLADKTGSNSWNIITPIPTIRVVNNSAKHFQITVPSLLTIEESVSVVFVAFDEYNNIDTEYSGTLEVTCFGGSDCGTQNTVEFDLADSGRVVISFQSGEGEHQLLAKDFSGTEYFSNPYRVSMSPPEYNLYWGDIQNHSNISDGNGTIEDFYNYAKNVANLDFVALTDHDHTYGVNYLTPGVWEKIREFAKAHNSEGKFVSFLGWEWTNESRGHKHIIYPGDDGEPYNNKTYPLASDLWKALEGQRALTIPHHIAWGSRKVDWTFRSDEFQRLVEIYSQHGANEFHLNPLDHLSSAGRAPGHYVRDALAMGHKTGIIASSDGHFGYPGHGWMWAPTALDFTSRGTGLTGVYANNLSRETLFEAIKARRVFGTTDHRTIVEFKVNNAWMGSEISSDSLPLITGSVLSHTPIKNVEIVKFNGMNYEIISLELGGTDLSFDFSYRDSSYVRSSFYYLRVTSVGNANDRFAWSSPVWVVKPILPELVELPVTDEYVNFPESESSYQYEIGFSFRSDAPPFSTSDILNFEAYNISGSDEVSVFVNGIFLSYLETTGENNWGTTGSMTIPKYLVDTLNVIRFENTKVLLSSGLSDWGVRKLNMSSKPVGVAPGRTGIIISYELKQNFPNPFNPVTTIDYALPSRSEVSLIIFDLRGREVARLVDEEKPAGLHSARWDASNVSSGIYLYRLQAGDFVQTKKMVLLR from the coding sequence ATGAATAAGACGAATCGATCCAAAACCGGAACTTATCTCATACTCAGTTTGAGTGTCGCATTTTTCATTTCGTTTGATGGTCCGGTTGTCCAGGACAAAAAGCTCACCCCGAGAGAGTATATTCTTTTGGAAGAGCGACTTATGGATTTTCAAGATTCAATCCCACGGGTACATATTCAAATCAGCGGATCGGATGACGTCGATACGGCATTTGTAACACCTTCAGAAGCTTATCCTTCTCAAAAGGGAACTTGGACCTTCACATACATTCCGAAAAGCGGTGCTTTTATTTCGGGTGGGAAATTGATGTTAGAAATTCCTTTTGCCTTCCTCCCAAACCAAAAAAGCTGGACCTATCCTCAAGTAAATTATCCGAACCAGAGAGGTTTTGTGAAGGTACGCTCTTCTAATCCAGCAACCGGGATTCAATTGGCAAAGAGATCGAGATTACCTTTCAGTTATAATATCGTGGCGACTTTTAGCGGCGAACCGCCCGCAATTGGCGATACTATTACTTTCACCTACGGAGACATCTCCGGATCGTTGAGCGGAAGGGCTACGAGCAATGTTCACGCAACTTATTATGAGTTCCGCATGCTCGCTGATAAAACCGGGTCGAATTCGTGGAATATTATCACACCTATACCAACAATTCGGGTAGTTAATAATTCTGCCAAGCATTTTCAGATAACAGTGCCTTCACTTCTTACAATCGAAGAATCCGTATCGGTTGTTTTTGTTGCATTCGATGAATACAACAATATCGATACCGAATATTCCGGTACTCTTGAGGTTACATGTTTCGGAGGCTCGGATTGCGGAACACAAAACACGGTCGAGTTTGATTTAGCAGACTCGGGCCGCGTGGTCATTTCTTTCCAATCCGGTGAAGGGGAACATCAATTACTCGCCAAGGATTTTTCAGGCACGGAATACTTCAGTAATCCGTATAGAGTGTCTATGTCTCCACCCGAGTATAATCTGTACTGGGGTGATATACAAAATCACTCGAATATCAGTGACGGGAACGGCACTATTGAAGATTTTTATAACTATGCCAAGAATGTCGCGAATCTCGATTTTGTCGCGTTGACCGATCACGATCATACCTATGGTGTAAACTATCTGACACCCGGAGTCTGGGAAAAGATAAGGGAATTCGCCAAAGCCCATAACAGCGAGGGCAAATTTGTTTCTTTTTTAGGGTGGGAATGGACAAATGAGAGTAGAGGTCACAAACACATTATCTATCCCGGAGATGACGGCGAACCCTACAATAATAAAACTTATCCCTTGGCATCCGATCTTTGGAAGGCTTTGGAGGGACAGAGAGCCTTAACAATACCTCATCATATTGCATGGGGTTCACGCAAAGTGGACTGGACCTTCAGAAGTGATGAATTTCAGCGTCTTGTTGAAATATATTCGCAACACGGTGCAAATGAATTTCACTTAAATCCTCTGGATCATTTATCTTCTGCTGGAAGAGCCCCCGGGCATTATGTCAGGGATGCGCTTGCCATGGGGCACAAAACGGGTATTATAGCATCCAGCGACGGTCACTTCGGATATCCGGGACATGGTTGGATGTGGGCGCCCACAGCTTTGGATTTCACATCTCGTGGAACCGGATTAACAGGAGTATATGCAAATAACCTTTCCAGAGAAACGCTGTTCGAGGCGATTAAAGCCCGCAGGGTATTCGGAACCACGGATCATAGGACAATAGTCGAATTTAAAGTTAATAACGCCTGGATGGGCTCTGAAATCAGTTCCGATTCGCTCCCGTTGATCACAGGAAGCGTTCTGTCGCACACCCCGATTAAGAACGTTGAGATCGTAAAATTTAACGGTATGAACTATGAAATAATTTCTCTCGAATTAGGTGGAACTGATTTATCATTTGATTTCTCTTACAGGGATTCATCATATGTACGGAGTTCATTTTACTACCTGCGGGTAACATCTGTCGGAAACGCAAACGATAGGTTCGCGTGGTCGAGTCCGGTATGGGTAGTTAAGCCTATATTACCGGAGTTGGTGGAACTCCCGGTTACGGATGAATATGTAAATTTCCCGGAATCGGAAAGCTCTTACCAATATGAGATCGGATTTAGTTTCAGGTCCGACGCTCCGCCTTTCAGCACCAGCGATATTTTGAATTTTGAAGCCTATAATATTAGCGGGAGTGATGAAGTATCCGTATTCGTTAACGGCATATTTCTATCATATCTGGAAACGACCGGTGAAAACAATTGGGGAACGACCGGATCAATGACCATCCCCAAGTATCTCGTTGACACCCTTAATGTCATAAGATTCGAGAATACAAAGGTATTACTGAGCTCCGGGCTTTCAGATTGGGGTGTCCGGAAATTGAATATGTCTTCAAAGCCAGTTGGTGTCGCTCCGGGAAGAACTGGAATTATCATTTCATACGAATTAAAACAAAACTTTCCGAATCCTTTCAATCCGGTCACCACAATCGATTACGCCTTGCCGTCGCGATCAGAAGTATCGCTTATTATCTTCGATCTCAGAGGCAGGGAAGTGGCACGATTGGTGGACGAAGAGAAACCGGCCGGTCTGCACTCGGCACGGTGGGACGCATCAAACGTTTCCTCCGGTATCTACTTGTATCGTCTACAAGCCGGCGATTTCGTGCAAACGAAGAAAATGGTTTTACTGAGGTAG
- a CDS encoding ATP phosphoribosyltransferase, which translates to MKLAFQKSGRITKGSIDLLSGCGFSFSYREGVLYSPVSNFPLDILAIRDDDIPRYVQEGICDLGIVGSNIVEEENSNVEILSRLGFGRCRISICVPKIAQIDKLEELEGKTIATSYPKILAKFLAETGLNSKITEISGSTEITPSIGVADAICEIISSGSTLKIHGLVEMVELVKSEAVLIAHKSTLTDKNRERLIGNLLSRVQSRVLAQGKKYVAMNAGIESIEKIKTLIPGIKSPTIIPLLEDDMVALHSVVDEQEFWNVLDDLKSAGATGIVVSSIDNIIL; encoded by the coding sequence TTGAAATTAGCCTTTCAAAAATCAGGCAGGATAACCAAGGGATCGATTGACTTACTCAGCGGTTGCGGATTCAGTTTTTCATACCGGGAGGGTGTGCTATATTCTCCCGTAAGCAATTTTCCCCTCGATATTTTAGCGATCAGAGATGACGATATTCCCCGGTATGTTCAGGAAGGGATCTGTGATCTTGGAATAGTGGGTTCCAACATCGTTGAAGAGGAAAATTCAAATGTAGAAATCCTGTCCCGTCTGGGTTTCGGCAGATGCCGCATTTCGATTTGCGTACCAAAGATTGCTCAGATAGATAAATTGGAAGAGCTTGAAGGTAAAACCATCGCTACATCTTACCCGAAAATCCTGGCAAAATTCTTAGCTGAAACAGGTCTCAACTCTAAAATCACGGAAATTAGCGGCTCTACAGAAATTACTCCGTCCATTGGAGTAGCGGATGCTATCTGCGAGATTATTTCCTCGGGCAGCACGTTGAAAATACACGGACTTGTTGAGATGGTTGAATTAGTCAAGTCAGAAGCGGTATTGATAGCGCACAAATCCACTCTCACCGATAAAAACCGGGAACGGCTCATCGGCAACCTTTTGTCTCGTGTCCAAAGCAGGGTGCTTGCTCAGGGTAAAAAATATGTTGCCATGAATGCCGGCATTGAAAGTATCGAAAAGATTAAAACCTTGATACCGGGCATTAAAAGTCCCACTATTATTCCCCTTCTCGAAGATGACATGGTAGCACTGCATTCTGTGGTAGATGAACAGGAATTTTGGAATGTACTCGATGATTTGAAAAGTGCCGGTGCAACCGGAATAGTTGTGTCTTCAATCGATAACATCATCCTGTAA
- the hisD gene encoding histidinol dehydrogenase has product MNIRLLKSLNQHELSALLNRNVDPESSLTSTVEGICQDVKNNGDSAVRSYTKKFDKIDLDHFSVTGEEIDNACDSIDKNLDSSMRTARDNILKFHEAQQSQIREVITDVGISCSREPRAIENIGLYVPGGTAPLVSTVLMLGVPAQLAGCERIAMTTPPDTDGEINPSLLAAAKLVGIREIYKIGGAQAIAALAYGTNSIQKVDKIFGPGNQFVTAAKKFVSNDPDGAAIDMPAGPTELLIIADDQADPLFVALDLAAQAEHGTNSNVLLLTDSTAFANSVSDAVSNLSIPDDRKQITNNCLNKSVILKVENIEEAIRFSNEYAPEHLSLQIKKADLFKEKIKNAGTVFLGGNTPPAAGDYATGANHTLPTNGSAKSQSGLSLSDFQKFITFQKTDRTGLENIASAVKGLSEAEGLQMHNESVQVRLINA; this is encoded by the coding sequence ATGAATATACGCCTTCTTAAAAGTTTAAATCAGCACGAACTGAGTGCGCTGTTAAACAGAAATGTCGATCCCGAATCCTCTTTGACATCTACCGTTGAAGGAATCTGTCAGGATGTGAAAAATAACGGGGACAGTGCCGTGCGTTCCTACACAAAGAAATTTGATAAGATTGATCTTGATCATTTTTCGGTGACCGGGGAAGAAATTGATAACGCCTGCGACAGCATCGATAAGAATCTCGATAGTTCGATGCGCACGGCACGCGATAATATTCTAAAATTTCACGAAGCGCAGCAATCGCAAATCAGAGAAGTCATAACCGATGTCGGTATCTCGTGCAGCCGCGAGCCAAGGGCTATAGAAAACATAGGGCTTTATGTGCCGGGCGGAACTGCTCCTCTTGTTTCAACAGTTTTGATGCTCGGTGTTCCCGCGCAGTTGGCGGGATGTGAACGGATTGCGATGACAACTCCGCCGGACACTGATGGAGAGATAAATCCTTCTCTGCTTGCGGCAGCAAAATTGGTCGGAATTCGGGAAATTTACAAAATTGGCGGTGCGCAGGCTATAGCAGCTTTAGCGTATGGCACCAATTCCATTCAAAAGGTAGATAAGATTTTCGGACCGGGAAATCAATTTGTCACCGCGGCTAAAAAGTTTGTCTCGAACGACCCGGACGGCGCCGCAATAGATATGCCGGCCGGACCCACAGAACTTTTGATTATCGCCGATGATCAAGCCGATCCGCTGTTCGTTGCGCTTGATCTCGCCGCTCAAGCCGAGCATGGAACTAATTCTAACGTTCTGTTATTGACTGACAGCACAGCGTTCGCAAATTCTGTTTCCGATGCGGTTTCAAATCTATCTATACCTGATGACCGTAAGCAGATCACGAATAATTGCTTAAATAAATCCGTAATTCTGAAAGTCGAAAATATTGAGGAAGCTATTCGTTTTTCGAATGAATACGCGCCCGAGCACCTTTCCCTCCAAATAAAGAAGGCCGATTTATTTAAGGAAAAGATTAAAAACGCCGGAACGGTTTTTCTCGGCGGCAATACGCCTCCTGCCGCCGGTGATTATGCCACCGGCGCGAATCACACGCTTCCTACAAACGGTAGTGCGAAATCTCAGAGCGGGTTATCTCTAAGCGATTTCCAAAAATTCATCACATTTCAAAAAACAGATCGTACCGGTTTGGAAAATATAGCGTCGGCTGTAAAAGGATTGTCGGAAGCTGAAGGACTTCAGATGCATAATGAATCGGTGCAGGTCAGGCTTATCAATGCTTGA
- the hisC gene encoding histidinol-phosphate transaminase — translation MLELKNLIRPELLDFKPYISARHLAGNSGVLLDANENPFDNTIDISGLNANRYPDPNQTTLRSALSDYLNISAENMLAGAGSDEIIDLLIRLFCIPNRDEVVVIEPTYGMYKVSSEMNGIVTRSCLLGDDFDIDISKLDEAVNEKTKLVFCCSPNNPTGNVLSTDKLLEYTRDNGLILIVDEAYIEFSVLPSITPKVKDFPNLIVLRTLSKAWGLAGIRLGYCVADEQIVTYLMRIKLPYNINVLSERAALLALGNRIVMENAVSDILSERDRLGKEFERMDIFKKVFPSDANFLLVLSEDASKTEKFLAENGIIVRNRSSDPLLDNCLRITIGTKEQNDLLLDALREMAA, via the coding sequence ATGCTTGAACTGAAGAATCTTATCCGTCCGGAACTGCTCGACTTCAAGCCTTATATCAGCGCTCGCCATCTTGCGGGTAACAGCGGTGTTCTGCTGGACGCTAACGAGAACCCGTTCGACAATACAATTGATATCAGTGGTTTAAACGCTAATAGATACCCTGATCCGAACCAGACAACTCTCAGATCCGCCCTATCTGATTATTTGAATATATCTGCTGAAAATATGCTTGCCGGTGCAGGTTCAGACGAAATTATTGATCTTCTAATAAGACTTTTCTGCATTCCGAACCGGGATGAAGTAGTAGTCATTGAGCCAACCTACGGAATGTACAAAGTATCTTCGGAAATGAATGGAATCGTAACAAGATCCTGCCTGCTCGGTGATGACTTTGACATTGATATTTCAAAACTTGATGAAGCCGTAAACGAAAAGACAAAACTCGTTTTTTGTTGTTCACCCAACAATCCTACAGGTAATGTCCTCTCCACCGATAAGCTGCTTGAGTACACGCGGGATAATGGGTTAATTTTAATCGTTGATGAGGCGTACATCGAATTTTCCGTTCTCCCCTCGATTACTCCAAAAGTCAAAGATTTTCCTAATCTGATCGTTCTCAGAACGCTTTCCAAAGCCTGGGGACTCGCCGGAATACGGTTGGGCTATTGCGTAGCTGATGAGCAGATAGTCACATACTTGATGAGAATCAAACTACCATATAACATAAACGTATTAAGCGAAAGAGCCGCATTACTCGCCCTTGGTAACAGAATCGTTATGGAAAACGCCGTATCGGATATTCTTTCTGAAAGGGATAGACTCGGAAAAGAGTTTGAAAGAATGGATATTTTTAAAAAAGTATTTCCAAGTGATGCGAATTTTCTTCTCGTTTTGTCTGAAGACGCTTCCAAAACAGAGAAATTTCTTGCCGAAAACGGCATAATCGTCCGGAACCGTTCTTCTGATCCTCTTCTCGATAACTGCTTGAGGATCACCATCGGCACAAAAGAACAAAACGATCTTCTTCTTGATGCTCTGAGGGAAATGGCAGCATGA
- the hisB gene encoding bifunctional histidinol-phosphatase/imidazoleglycerol-phosphate dehydratase HisB produces the protein MKLVILDRDGTIIKEPPDEQIDSLEKLEFVPGLISGLKLLSSAGYSLIIASNQDGLGGDDYPDKSYRLVQDKIISLLAGEGITFDDEFICPHRPSDNCECRKPKTGLVDDYITKIKPDPERSFVIGDRASDISFGKALGFRTALLGMDESSDPDFSSEYFPDICRWILDSSRSSQVKKVTNETSIEVEVILDGKSNNRISTGIRFFDHMLEQLSKHSGITVKIDAEGDTDIDEHHTVEDTGLALGEAISKAIGDKRGIERYGFTLPMDEASSEVLLDLSGRSRLEFDGNFDREMVGELPTELVEDFFKAFSDALDCTLHIKVDGRNDHHKIESIFKAVGRVLKEALKINIDEIDRIPSTKGTL, from the coding sequence ATGAAACTCGTAATTCTTGACCGGGATGGTACAATTATCAAAGAACCACCCGATGAACAGATTGATTCCCTTGAAAAACTCGAGTTTGTTCCCGGTCTGATTTCAGGATTGAAATTATTAAGCAGCGCCGGATATTCTCTCATAATAGCCTCAAATCAGGACGGTCTTGGCGGTGATGATTATCCCGATAAATCCTATCGATTGGTACAGGATAAAATAATATCTCTTCTTGCGGGCGAAGGAATAACTTTCGATGATGAGTTTATTTGTCCTCATAGACCGTCTGATAATTGCGAATGCCGGAAACCGAAAACCGGTTTGGTTGATGACTACATAACCAAAATAAAACCGGACCCGGAGCGTTCCTTTGTTATCGGGGACAGAGCATCGGATATATCGTTTGGGAAAGCGCTCGGCTTCAGGACAGCACTTTTAGGAATGGATGAATCGTCTGATCCCGATTTCAGTTCGGAATATTTTCCGGATATCTGCCGGTGGATTCTGGACAGTTCGCGTTCTTCACAGGTCAAGAAAGTTACCAATGAAACTTCGATTGAAGTTGAGGTCATTTTAGACGGAAAGAGTAATAACCGAATCTCGACCGGCATCCGCTTTTTCGACCATATGCTCGAACAGCTGTCAAAACACTCCGGGATCACCGTCAAAATCGACGCCGAAGGTGACACCGACATAGATGAACATCACACCGTTGAAGACACAGGTTTGGCATTAGGGGAGGCGATATCAAAGGCAATTGGTGATAAAAGAGGCATTGAAAGATATGGATTTACCCTCCCGATGGACGAAGCCTCATCTGAAGTTTTGCTTGATCTATCCGGCAGGAGCCGGTTGGAATTTGACGGGAATTTTGACCGAGAAATGGTTGGCGAACTGCCTACCGAGCTTGTTGAGGATTTCTTTAAGGCGTTCTCCGATGCTCTTGACTGCACCCTTCACATCAAGGTGGACGGCAGAAATGACCACCACAAGATCGAATCAATTTTCAAAGCAGTTGGACGGGTACTCAAAGAAGCTCTTAAAATCAACATCGACGAGATTGACCGGATTCCTTCAACTAAGGGGACGCTATGA
- the hisH gene encoding imidazole glycerol phosphate synthase subunit HisH gives MIGLVDYGSGNITSVANALDRLDVNYFKGSTPSDFANVDKIIFPGVGEARTAMEAIEERALTPYLKSLKIPFLGICIGLQILFDYTDERSTECMGVIKGKLKKFDSKDLKVPHIGWNSVSFSEGSPLFQGIENGAYFYFVNSYYASELPETIATTEYGINFSSAVKKDNFYGVQFHAEKSGEIGEKLLKNFIELC, from the coding sequence ATGATCGGCTTAGTTGATTATGGAAGCGGTAACATCACCTCCGTGGCGAACGCCCTTGATAGGTTGGACGTAAACTACTTTAAAGGCTCCACCCCCTCTGATTTTGCCAATGTAGATAAAATCATCTTTCCCGGTGTAGGCGAAGCCAGAACAGCAATGGAAGCCATTGAAGAAAGGGCGTTGACACCTTACTTAAAATCGTTGAAAATCCCTTTTCTCGGTATTTGTATAGGGTTACAGATTCTCTTTGACTACACAGATGAAAGATCTACCGAGTGTATGGGAGTCATCAAGGGCAAATTAAAAAAATTCGATTCTAAAGATCTTAAAGTCCCCCATATCGGCTGGAACAGTGTATCATTCAGTGAAGGATCTCCCCTATTTCAGGGTATTGAAAATGGCGCCTATTTTTATTTTGTAAACTCGTATTATGCTTCGGAACTACCTGAGACTATTGCAACCACAGAATACGGAATCAATTTCTCTTCTGCCGTTAAAAAAGACAACTTTTACGGTGTCCAATTCCATGCCGAAAAATCCGGCGAAATAGGTGAGAAACTTCTTAAGAATTTCATAGAGTTATGCTGA
- the hisF gene encoding imidazole glycerol phosphate synthase subunit HisF, which produces MLTKRIVPCLDVKDGRTVKGIKFENLRDAGDPVELASYYSSAGADELVLLDISASIEGRETFVETVRNVAKEINIPFTVGGGISSVKQVLRVIEAGAEKVSLNTAAVLNPELIRQASLEVGSQSIVAAVDAKKNGNSWEIYIKGGTEKTGIDALEWIKKVEDLGAGEILVTSMDMDGTGEGYDLDLLLEIDLKVNIPVIASGGAGEMSSFLDAFSVGKADAALAASVFHYKNYSINELKKFLLRNNVQVRI; this is translated from the coding sequence ATGCTGACTAAACGCATAGTGCCCTGTTTAGACGTAAAAGACGGCAGAACCGTCAAGGGGATAAAATTCGAGAATTTACGCGATGCGGGAGATCCCGTTGAACTGGCTTCTTATTATTCATCTGCTGGCGCAGATGAGCTCGTCCTTCTCGACATCAGCGCCAGCATTGAAGGACGTGAGACCTTCGTGGAAACCGTGAGAAATGTAGCGAAGGAAATCAATATTCCTTTTACTGTAGGCGGTGGTATCTCTTCCGTTAAGCAAGTTCTAAGAGTTATCGAAGCAGGTGCGGAAAAAGTCTCCCTGAATACAGCCGCGGTTCTGAATCCTGAATTAATCCGTCAGGCGAGCCTCGAAGTCGGCTCCCAAAGTATTGTTGCCGCCGTTGATGCGAAGAAAAACGGTAACAGTTGGGAAATTTACATTAAGGGCGGAACTGAAAAAACCGGAATTGATGCGTTGGAATGGATAAAAAAAGTCGAGGATCTTGGAGCGGGAGAAATTCTTGTAACCTCTATGGATATGGACGGCACCGGAGAAGGTTACGATCTGGATTTGTTATTAGAAATCGATTTAAAAGTGAATATTCCGGTAATCGCTTCAGGAGGCGCCGGGGAGATGAGTAGTTTTCTCGATGCTTTCAGTGTTGGAAAAGCTGATGCCGCTCTCGCTGCCTCGGTTTTCCATTATAAGAATTACTCCATCAATGAACTTAAAAAATTTCTACTAAGAAATAATGTGCAGGTAAGAATATGA
- a CDS encoding bifunctional phosphoribosyl-AMP cyclohydrolase/phosphoribosyl-ATP diphosphatase HisIE, whose protein sequence is MKNEIDFSKENGLIPAIIQDDKTSSVLMLGYMNKEAFDKTMKEKIVTFWSRSKRRLWQKGETSGNFLHLVSVHKDCDSDTLLLRANPEGPTCHTGSYSCFDVQPDNLSILTELETVISERSRDLPEGSYTTSLFNGGTSLIAQKLGEEAVETVVAALNQDLERLHEESADLIYHLLVLLHEKGTTLSAVLSELKKRRSEQE, encoded by the coding sequence ATGAAGAACGAAATAGATTTTTCGAAAGAAAACGGACTGATCCCCGCGATCATCCAGGATGATAAAACATCAAGTGTTCTGATGCTCGGTTATATGAATAAAGAGGCATTTGATAAAACCATGAAAGAAAAAATTGTTACTTTCTGGAGCAGATCAAAGAGAAGGCTCTGGCAAAAAGGCGAAACTTCAGGTAATTTCCTTCATCTTGTTTCAGTCCACAAGGACTGTGACTCTGATACACTTCTATTAAGAGCAAATCCCGAGGGTCCTACCTGTCACACGGGCTCTTACAGCTGTTTTGATGTTCAACCCGATAACCTTTCTATTCTTACAGAGCTCGAAACTGTTATCTCCGAACGTTCACGAGATCTGCCTGAAGGATCATATACGACTTCCTTATTTAATGGGGGAACCTCGCTTATCGCTCAGAAATTAGGTGAAGAAGCCGTCGAAACAGTTGTAGCTGCTTTAAATCAGGACCTTGAACGACTGCATGAGGAATCAGCCGATTTAATATATCACCTTCTTGTTCTCCTGCATGAAAAAGGAACTACGCTCAGCGCGGTGTTAAGCGAGCTGAAGAAGAGAAGAAGCGAACAGGAGTAG
- a CDS encoding class I SAM-dependent methyltransferase — translation MGLSNLGLRLIAETMRDKNLSGSCMTFGVSGVEGEYSDIQRVLSEANYPYKKIDESEVVYDDATQFGRTVHQDVPFKMLGFSRVDSLDYFPNEKPTYVIDLNKPIDSKYHDRYDMVFDGGTSEHCFNVRESLSNVIKLLKIGGRVVHAVPLSGWINHGFYQFSPTLFFDFYGINGFVELNAKIVVHKPSMLGASYFDYNPSVFFPMDFKGKRAILFFTAKKNEDVKEILNPIQGFYKGHFGGKSESPGITAREQLKWGVERLRKFSPVLYKLAIGLYFRVGLLVRACYRYKMMITAKRVS, via the coding sequence ATGGGTCTTTCAAACCTGGGATTGCGGCTGATCGCGGAGACGATGCGGGATAAAAATTTATCGGGAAGTTGTATGACCTTCGGAGTCTCAGGCGTTGAAGGAGAGTATAGCGATATACAAAGAGTGTTGTCCGAAGCGAACTATCCTTACAAAAAGATAGATGAAAGTGAAGTGGTTTATGATGACGCAACTCAGTTCGGACGAACAGTTCATCAAGACGTTCCTTTCAAGATGCTGGGATTTTCGAGGGTGGACAGTTTAGACTACTTCCCGAATGAAAAACCTACATATGTTATAGATTTGAATAAACCGATCGACTCTAAGTATCACGATCGATACGATATGGTATTTGACGGAGGGACTTCGGAGCACTGTTTCAACGTCAGGGAAAGTTTATCGAACGTGATCAAGCTGCTCAAAATCGGAGGTAGGGTTGTGCATGCCGTCCCATTATCCGGTTGGATTAATCACGGATTTTATCAATTCTCGCCCACTCTGTTTTTTGACTTTTACGGCATAAACGGTTTTGTGGAACTCAACGCCAAGATCGTAGTGCATAAACCATCGATGTTGGGAGCAAGTTACTTCGATTACAACCCTTCCGTTTTCTTCCCTATGGATTTTAAAGGTAAAAGAGCAATACTGTTTTTCACCGCGAAGAAAAACGAAGACGTCAAGGAGATTTTAAACCCTATACAGGGCTTTTATAAAGGACATTTTGGCGGCAAATCCGAGTCTCCCGGTATCACTGCACGTGAACAACTTAAATGGGGAGTAGAAAGACTGCGAAAATTTTCGCCGGTCTTGTATAAATTGGCAATTGGACTCTACTTTAGAGTTGGTCTGTTGGTAAGGGCTTGTTATCGTTATAAAATGATGATTACGGCGAAAAGGGTAAGTTGA